Proteins from a genomic interval of Bacteroidales bacterium:
- a CDS encoding acyl-CoA dehydrogenase family protein — protein MNFELSDDQKMIRQAVRDFAEREIAPVAQQLDEDAEFSPELTRKMGELGLFGMYLPEKYGGQNMDTLAYIIAVEEIARVDGSQAATLAAHNSLGIGPIYYYGTEEQKQKYLPRLCTGEALWGFGLTEPDAGSDSRGTKTTAVPDGDHWIINGSKIFITNGSAEISIGSAVQTVTKTHDDGHKEYTTFIVEKNTPGFKRVTMHGKMMWRASDTSELYFDECRIPKENLLGQVGEGSKIMLSTLDNGRLSIAAMGLGAAQGAFELAMKYAQERRQFGKPIAKFQINAFKLADMATKIEHARWFLYRACWLKDNELPFGKEAAMAKLYCSEIAREVADEAVQIHGGYGLMKDYPIERIYRDQRLLQIGEGTSEIQRLVISRHLGL, from the coding sequence ATGAACTTTGAACTATCCGACGACCAAAAGATGATTCGCCAGGCAGTGCGTGACTTTGCCGAACGCGAGATAGCACCAGTGGCGCAGCAGCTCGACGAGGATGCAGAATTTTCTCCAGAGCTTACCCGTAAGATGGGCGAGCTGGGATTGTTTGGTATGTATCTGCCCGAGAAATACGGCGGCCAAAATATGGACACCCTCGCCTACATCATCGCTGTGGAAGAGATAGCCCGCGTGGATGGCAGCCAGGCCGCCACACTGGCCGCCCACAACAGCTTGGGCATCGGTCCGATTTATTACTACGGCACCGAAGAACAAAAACAAAAATACCTGCCCCGCCTCTGTACCGGCGAAGCTTTATGGGGCTTTGGCCTCACCGAACCCGACGCCGGTTCCGACTCGCGCGGCACCAAAACCACGGCAGTGCCCGACGGCGACCACTGGATCATCAACGGCTCCAAGATATTTATTACCAACGGCTCAGCCGAAATCTCTATCGGCTCTGCCGTGCAAACCGTCACCAAAACCCACGACGACGGACATAAGGAATACACCACCTTCATCGTCGAGAAAAATACGCCCGGATTTAAACGTGTTACCATGCACGGCAAAATGATGTGGCGCGCTTCCGACACCTCCGAGCTTTATTTCGATGAATGCCGCATCCCAAAAGAAAACCTGCTGGGACAAGTAGGCGAAGGTTCCAAAATAATGCTCTCCACCCTCGACAACGGCCGCCTGTCGATAGCCGCTATGGGTCTTGGCGCAGCACAAGGCGCCTTTGAACTGGCAATGAAATACGCACAGGAACGCAGGCAGTTCGGCAAACCCATCGCCAAATTTCAAATCAACGCTTTTAAGCTTGCCGACATGGCCACCAAAATAGAACATGCACGCTGGTTTCTGTACCGCGCCTGCTGGCTCAAAGACAACGAGCTACCCTTTGGAAAGGAAGCCGCCATGGCAAAGCTTTACTGCTCCGAGATAGCTCGCGAAGTGGCCGACGAAGCCGTACAGATTCATGGCGGCTATGGCCTGATGAAAGACTATCCCATCGAGCGCATCTACCGCGACCAACGCCTACTGCAGATAGGCGAAGGAACTTCAGAGATTCAACGACTGGTCATCTCGCGGCACCTGGGGCTTTAA
- the frr gene encoding ribosome recycling factor, with amino-acid sequence MITEDSQFVLDSALEGMRNAITHLEHEFHKIRTGKASPAMLEDVKIDYYGVMTPLSQAANINTPDARQIVVQPFDRNMLPVMEKAIMAANLGFNPRNDGEVLRIQVPPLTEERRRNLVKQAKAEAENSKVAIRSVRRTANDEAKDLKKNGTPEDEIKRLEEEIQKLTDKYIKEIDELSDLKEKDMMEV; translated from the coding sequence ATGATAACTGAAGATAGCCAATTTGTTCTTGACAGCGCCCTCGAAGGTATGCGCAACGCCATAACGCACCTCGAGCACGAGTTTCATAAGATAAGAACCGGCAAGGCTTCACCGGCCATGCTCGAAGATGTTAAGATTGATTATTATGGTGTGATGACGCCGCTTAGCCAGGCTGCCAACATCAATACTCCCGATGCCCGTCAGATTGTGGTGCAACCTTTCGACCGGAATATGTTGCCGGTGATGGAAAAAGCCATCATGGCTGCCAACCTCGGCTTCAACCCCCGCAACGATGGTGAAGTGCTGCGCATTCAGGTGCCGCCGCTCACCGAAGAACGTCGTCGCAATCTGGTAAAACAGGCGAAGGCCGAAGCCGAAAATTCCAAAGTTGCCATCCGCAGCGTCCGGCGTACCGCCAACGACGAAGCCAAGGATCTCAAGAAAAATGGTACGCCCGAAGACGAGATAAAACGCCTGGAAGAGGAGATACAGAAACTCACCGATAAATACATCAAAGAGATCGACGAACTGAGCGACCTGAAAGAAAAAGATATGATGGAGGTGTAG
- a CDS encoding enoyl-CoA hydratase-related protein, translating into MQEYKTIQFEIAGDVGTVWLNRPEIHNAFNEVMISEVLDIFTKVNTMPEVRIVLLRGRGKSFCAGADLHWMGGVAGYTFEQNYAESLNLSKCFYAIYTCAKPTIAVVHGAAIGGANGLLAACDFAYADNDTTFSLSEVKIGIVPACISPYVTKRVGEYGSRELMLTGKRFKGAEAEHHRLVNKSLPADQLESHLQEVISLLRTSGPKAMTHCKNLIDQIANKLTLQEAITYTAKMIAEIRASDEGQEGMAAFLNKRKPKWIP; encoded by the coding sequence ATGCAAGAATACAAAACCATCCAGTTTGAGATAGCCGGCGATGTAGGCACTGTTTGGCTCAACCGTCCCGAAATCCACAACGCCTTCAACGAAGTGATGATTAGCGAAGTGCTTGATATTTTTACCAAAGTCAACACAATGCCTGAAGTGCGCATTGTGCTGCTGCGCGGACGCGGCAAATCCTTCTGCGCCGGTGCCGACCTGCATTGGATGGGCGGCGTGGCAGGTTATACTTTCGAGCAAAACTACGCCGAGAGCCTCAACCTCTCCAAATGTTTTTACGCTATTTACACCTGCGCCAAGCCCACCATTGCTGTGGTGCATGGAGCAGCCATTGGTGGCGCCAACGGACTGCTGGCAGCCTGCGATTTTGCTTACGCGGATAACGACACCACATTTTCGCTCAGCGAAGTGAAGATAGGCATTGTGCCCGCCTGCATCTCGCCTTACGTCACCAAGCGTGTGGGCGAATATGGTTCCAGAGAACTGATGCTCACCGGCAAACGCTTTAAAGGTGCCGAGGCCGAGCACCACCGGCTCGTCAATAAATCCCTGCCAGCCGATCAACTTGAAAGTCACCTCCAGGAAGTTATTTCGCTCCTACGCACCAGCGGCCCCAAAGCCATGACCCATTGCAAAAACCTGATCGATCAAATAGCTAACAAACTCACCCTGCAGGAAGCCATCACCTACACCGCTAAGATGATTGCCGAAATCCGCGCCTCCGACGAAGGGCAGGAAGGAATGGCTGCGTTTTTGAATAAACGAAAACCCAAATGGATACCCTGA
- a CDS encoding carboxyl transferase domain-containing protein: MYRIESKIDVASAEFTANKSKYLEILDQYRERLRQVRKGGPAASVERHKERGKLLARERINLLIDSNTPFLELSSLAAWGMHDDGFPSAGIVTGIGVIHGRESIIVANDATVKGGTYVAETIKKHLRAQQIAIENHLPCVYMVDSGGVFLPEQARVFADRFDFGRFFYNQSQLSALGIPQIAIVMGSCTAGGAYVPAMSDETIIVKKQGTIFIGGPPLVKAATGEEVSAEELGGADVHTAISGVADHMAENDRHAIQICRNIFQTFPKKEKQILELSQIEAPYYNPEELYGIAPVDLRKPVDSREIIARMVDGSRFHEFKARYAATLVTGFANIMGFPVGIIANNGVLFSESSLKGAHFIELCAFRKVPILYLQNITGFIVGKEYERGGIARDGAKFVHATARAGVPKFTVVFGGSFGAGNYAMAGRAYDPRLLLMWPNAKISVMGGEQAAGVLIQVKEDSLAAKGQKLDDTLRETMRQEILKKYEEEGSACYSTARIWDDGIIDPIDTRKILAMGIAASLNKKYDETKFGIFRM, from the coding sequence TTGTACAGAATAGAAAGCAAAATCGACGTCGCTTCCGCAGAATTTACTGCCAACAAAAGCAAATATCTGGAAATCCTGGACCAATACCGTGAACGGCTGCGGCAGGTGCGCAAAGGCGGGCCGGCTGCATCGGTAGAGCGGCACAAAGAGCGTGGCAAGCTGCTGGCACGCGAGCGCATCAACCTGCTCATCGACAGCAACACGCCGTTTCTGGAGCTATCGTCGCTGGCAGCCTGGGGCATGCACGATGATGGATTTCCATCGGCAGGCATCGTCACCGGCATCGGCGTGATCCACGGTCGCGAGAGCATTATCGTAGCCAACGATGCTACGGTAAAAGGCGGAACCTACGTGGCCGAAACCATCAAGAAACATTTGCGTGCGCAGCAAATCGCCATCGAAAACCATCTGCCCTGCGTTTACATGGTCGATTCCGGCGGGGTCTTTCTGCCGGAGCAGGCACGCGTATTTGCCGACAGGTTCGACTTCGGACGGTTTTTCTACAACCAGTCGCAGCTCTCGGCATTAGGAATCCCACAAATCGCCATCGTGATGGGATCGTGCACTGCCGGCGGCGCATACGTACCCGCAATGAGCGACGAAACCATCATTGTAAAAAAACAAGGAACCATATTTATCGGCGGCCCGCCACTGGTGAAAGCCGCCACTGGTGAAGAGGTCTCCGCTGAGGAACTAGGCGGCGCCGACGTGCATACTGCCATCTCCGGCGTGGCCGACCATATGGCCGAAAACGACCGCCATGCCATTCAGATTTGTAGAAATATCTTTCAGACTTTTCCTAAAAAGGAAAAACAAATCCTGGAGCTTTCCCAAATAGAAGCGCCCTATTATAATCCCGAAGAACTATACGGCATAGCGCCTGTCGATTTGCGCAAGCCCGTCGATTCCAGGGAAATTATTGCACGCATGGTGGACGGCAGCCGTTTTCACGAATTTAAAGCGCGTTATGCCGCCACCCTGGTAACAGGATTTGCCAACATCATGGGATTTCCGGTGGGCATCATCGCCAACAATGGCGTACTTTTCAGCGAGTCGTCGCTCAAAGGCGCCCATTTTATCGAGCTTTGCGCCTTCAGGAAAGTGCCCATTCTTTATCTGCAAAATATCACCGGTTTTATCGTTGGTAAAGAATACGAGCGCGGCGGCATCGCCCGCGACGGAGCCAAGTTTGTGCATGCTACCGCCAGAGCCGGGGTACCAAAATTTACCGTTGTTTTTGGCGGCTCTTTTGGCGCCGGCAACTACGCCATGGCAGGTCGTGCCTACGATCCACGCCTGCTGCTGATGTGGCCCAACGCCAAAATATCGGTGATGGGCGGCGAGCAGGCTGCCGGCGTGCTGATTCAGGTAAAAGAAGATTCGCTTGCCGCAAAAGGCCAAAAACTCGACGACACCTTGCGCGAGACCATGCGTCAGGAAATCCTGAAGAAATACGAGGAAGAAGGCTCTGCCTGCTACTCCACCGCCCGCATCTGGGACGATGGCATCATCGATCCTATCGATACCCGCAAAATATTGGCAATGGGCATCGCTGCCTCACTCAATAAAAAATATGATGAAACTAAATTTGGAATATTCAGAATGTAG
- a CDS encoding DUF1028 domain-containing protein, which produces MNKIITLLFALITIATFSQDTFSIIAVDTITGEIGGAGASCLDESAIPTGVLIINDIIVGRGGIHTQAWWRPTNQQNAHNRMMEGMSPQEIIDWLVANDDENKPKLRQYGIVDMDEDGHPRSAAFTGVNCDNYKNHITGPNYSIQGNILLGQQILDSMEVRFLRAEGSLAEKLMSALQGANVPGADTRCLNQGTSSLSAFVRVAKADALPGEWWCDLLVPSTPYGVEPIDSLQVLFDQWLIWTNIEDKPFIQPNRAKVFPNPANDIVNFQIEKTTGISEFQIQILTIDGRLQEQFVYKDAPLRLDVSKFPAGIYLYKLSAEGRLLDAGKINVLRK; this is translated from the coding sequence ATGAATAAAATTATCACATTATTATTTGCGCTGATCACGATCGCCACATTCTCGCAGGACACCTTTTCCATCATCGCCGTAGATACAATAACCGGCGAAATTGGTGGCGCCGGTGCTTCCTGCCTCGACGAGAGTGCGATCCCAACCGGCGTGCTCATCATCAACGACATCATCGTGGGTCGAGGCGGCATTCACACCCAGGCGTGGTGGCGCCCCACCAACCAACAAAACGCCCACAACCGGATGATGGAGGGCATGTCGCCACAGGAGATTATCGACTGGCTGGTTGCCAACGACGATGAAAACAAGCCGAAATTACGGCAGTATGGCATCGTCGATATGGATGAAGACGGGCATCCGCGCAGTGCAGCTTTTACTGGCGTCAACTGTGATAATTACAAAAACCATATCACTGGTCCCAACTACTCCATCCAAGGCAACATCCTGCTCGGTCAGCAAATCCTCGATTCGATGGAAGTGCGCTTTCTCAGAGCGGAAGGTTCACTTGCCGAAAAGCTGATGTCGGCCTTGCAAGGTGCGAACGTGCCGGGCGCCGACACACGCTGCCTCAACCAGGGCACTTCGTCGCTGTCAGCATTTGTCCGGGTAGCAAAAGCCGATGCACTGCCGGGCGAGTGGTGGTGCGACCTGCTTGTACCTTCAACACCTTATGGCGTCGAACCCATAGACTCACTGCAGGTGCTCTTTGACCAGTGGCTGATCTGGACAAACATAGAAGATAAGCCATTCATACAACCCAACCGCGCCAAAGTTTTCCCCAATCCGGCAAACGATATTGTCAATTTTCAAATTGAAAAAACAACCGGAATTTCCGAATTTCAAATTCAGATTCTGACCATTGACGGGAGATTGCAAGAGCAATTTGTTTATAAAGATGCGCCGCTTCGATTGGACGTTTCAAAATTCCCTGCGGGCATTTATCTTTACAAGCTTTCCGCCGAAGGCCGTCTGCTCGATGCCGGAAAAATAAATGTATTGAGAAAATGA
- a CDS encoding TetR/AcrR family transcriptional regulator, producing MGNTTSDTEQIILQAARQEFISKGYDGARMQAIATEAGINKALVHYYFRSKQKLFDAVFLEVFAKILPQVDHLTDGTVDIFTGLHSFISGYIDVIIQNPHIPGFILHELNRNQDGIARLFAPKMLQLQLFVARLEQEMQLGNIKTMDANHLFANILGLCIFPFIARPILQLMLMNDDTARWQQFVAERKEEVYQFIYNSIQP from the coding sequence ATGGGCAACACCACTTCCGATACCGAACAGATCATCCTTCAGGCTGCGCGGCAGGAGTTTATCAGCAAAGGTTATGATGGCGCCCGTATGCAGGCAATTGCTACGGAGGCTGGGATCAACAAGGCGTTGGTGCATTACTATTTTCGCAGTAAGCAAAAGTTGTTCGATGCGGTATTTTTGGAGGTTTTCGCCAAAATCCTCCCACAGGTCGATCACCTCACGGATGGTACCGTCGACATCTTCACAGGTTTGCACAGCTTTATCTCCGGATACATTGATGTGATCATTCAAAACCCGCACATTCCCGGATTTATTCTTCACGAACTAAATCGTAACCAGGACGGAATTGCCCGCTTGTTTGCGCCTAAGATGTTGCAGCTTCAGCTTTTTGTGGCGCGTCTTGAGCAGGAGATGCAACTGGGAAACATCAAAACGATGGATGCAAATCATCTTTTTGCTAATATTCTCGGGCTGTGTATTTTCCCTTTTATAGCTCGTCCTATTCTGCAACTCATGCTCATGAACGATGACACCGCACGCTGGCAGCAATTTGTGGCAGAGCGCAAAGAAGAAGTCTATCAATTCATTTATAATTCGATACAACCATGA
- a CDS encoding TolC family protein: MKCKAWVLMVLMLLATDLVAQQLPDTLRLEEARRLAVQAYPLIRQQALHQEIAQLQIENLNKNYLPQFAANARASYQSDVTKVPIEMPGMTIPSPDKDMYDFYLSLDQIVWDGGVTRQQKLLQQIDLEISQQQLEVELYKIKELVNGLYFKILLLQQSRQLLVANQQAVAEKLVEINSGVAHGMVLATNADVMQAQILQIDQNISGMDADLRANHNMLGELLQMPLDQNTVLLLPDPSIYTLSFQNQRPEYLLLGMQQNKLQQSRQLTSSAYMPKLSATARAGYGKPGLNMLSNEFDTYYLLGVGLRWDIINWNKKSNQLQLLELNSEIIQTQKEAFDRNTRVKMIDDVAQIVKYSSLIEKDEEIITLRQRITRAAASQLDNGSITSSAYLDELNRETRAAMELELHRIQLSMARVNYLKTIGAL; this comes from the coding sequence ATGAAATGTAAAGCATGGGTGCTGATGGTTCTGATGTTGCTGGCTACAGATCTGGTAGCTCAGCAGTTGCCGGACACGTTGCGTCTTGAGGAAGCACGAAGGCTTGCAGTGCAGGCTTATCCGCTGATTCGTCAGCAGGCACTGCACCAAGAGATAGCACAACTGCAGATCGAAAATCTCAACAAAAATTACCTTCCGCAGTTTGCTGCTAACGCCCGCGCCAGCTATCAGAGCGATGTTACTAAAGTGCCGATCGAAATGCCTGGAATGACCATCCCGTCTCCCGACAAAGATATGTACGACTTTTACCTTTCGCTCGATCAAATCGTCTGGGACGGTGGTGTAACGCGCCAGCAAAAGCTCTTGCAGCAAATCGACCTTGAAATTTCTCAGCAGCAACTGGAGGTAGAACTTTATAAAATAAAGGAACTGGTGAACGGCCTTTATTTCAAAATTTTGCTTTTGCAGCAAAGCCGGCAGCTTCTGGTTGCTAATCAACAGGCGGTTGCCGAAAAACTTGTCGAGATCAATTCGGGTGTTGCGCACGGCATGGTGCTCGCCACCAACGCCGATGTGATGCAGGCGCAGATTCTACAGATCGATCAAAATATCTCCGGAATGGATGCCGACCTGCGCGCCAATCACAACATGCTGGGGGAACTGCTCCAAATGCCGCTCGACCAGAATACGGTGCTGCTCTTGCCCGACCCGTCCATTTATACTTTATCATTTCAAAACCAGCGCCCGGAATATCTGTTGCTGGGCATGCAACAAAACAAATTGCAGCAATCGAGACAACTGACTTCATCGGCATACATGCCCAAATTGTCGGCAACCGCAAGAGCCGGATACGGCAAGCCCGGCCTCAACATGCTCAGCAATGAGTTTGATACGTATTATTTGCTTGGGGTAGGATTGCGCTGGGACATCATCAACTGGAACAAGAAGAGCAACCAACTGCAATTGCTCGAACTCAACAGCGAAATTATCCAAACGCAAAAGGAGGCTTTTGATCGCAACACACGCGTGAAGATGATTGATGACGTTGCGCAGATCGTGAAATATAGCAGCCTGATCGAAAAAGACGAAGAGATCATTACTTTGCGCCAACGCATCACAAGGGCGGCGGCATCACAACTCGACAACGGCAGCATTACTTCTTCGGCCTACCTCGACGAGTTAAACCGCGAAACGCGCGCTGCCATGGAGCTGGAGCTTCACCGCATACAACTTTCGATGGCCAGGGTGAATTATCTGAAAACAATTGGGGCTTTATAG
- a CDS encoding DUF4301 family protein: MLNEKDIRQIEEKGINRQRIDQQIKNFRNGFPSARLTAAATPDNGIRVFDAHDVEHLASYWDQHSSERRLLKFVPASGAATRMFKHLFEFAESYSGSDEDIAKLQNQKGTDSTWHFLQNIHKYAFARDLEEALSKDGFDLDALLKQKKYDVVVQYLLDDKGLGYANLPKGLLKFHQYEEASRRALEEHLVEGAHYVADADGMVQLHFTVSPEHRERFEQAVAQTVPEYEKRYGVKYQVTFSEQKPSTDTIAVDMENQPFRDADGKLVFRPGGHGALIENLNDLNGDIIFIKNIDNIVPDRLKEATHLYKKAIGGLLLKLKAQADEYLRKLEKGDVSKKQIDEIVAFAKNELMLQLPDDFYRLSGEEKCDKLFGLLNRPMRIAGMVKNEGEPGGGPFWLRNEKGDVSLQIVESSQIDTSDPQQKEFVGKATHFNPVDLVCSVRDYRGKNFDLHHYIDASTGFISKKSKDGKDLKAQELPGLWNGAMADWITLFVEVPIETFNPVKTVNDLLRPQHLNE, translated from the coding sequence ATGCTTAACGAAAAAGATATCCGACAGATCGAAGAGAAAGGTATTAACCGCCAACGGATTGATCAGCAAATTAAAAATTTTAGAAACGGATTTCCATCAGCCCGGCTTACGGCTGCCGCTACTCCCGACAATGGAATCCGCGTTTTTGATGCGCACGATGTTGAGCATTTGGCCAGCTATTGGGATCAGCACAGCAGCGAGCGTCGGTTGCTAAAGTTTGTTCCTGCTTCGGGAGCGGCCACACGTATGTTTAAGCATCTTTTCGAATTTGCTGAAAGCTACAGCGGCAGCGATGAAGATATTGCAAAACTGCAAAATCAGAAAGGAACCGACAGCACATGGCATTTCCTGCAAAACATCCACAAGTATGCTTTTGCCCGCGACCTCGAGGAGGCGCTTAGCAAGGATGGTTTCGATCTCGATGCACTTTTAAAACAAAAGAAATATGATGTGGTGGTGCAGTATCTGCTGGATGATAAGGGTTTGGGCTATGCCAATTTGCCGAAAGGCTTGCTAAAATTTCATCAATACGAAGAGGCCTCGCGCCGTGCTCTCGAAGAGCATCTGGTGGAGGGCGCCCATTATGTAGCGGATGCCGATGGTATGGTGCAGCTTCATTTTACCGTTTCACCGGAGCACCGCGAGCGCTTTGAGCAGGCCGTGGCGCAGACCGTTCCGGAATATGAAAAACGCTATGGCGTAAAGTATCAGGTCACCTTTTCCGAACAAAAACCTTCTACCGACACCATCGCGGTTGATATGGAAAACCAGCCTTTCCGCGATGCTGATGGTAAGCTCGTGTTTCGTCCGGGTGGTCACGGCGCACTCATCGAAAACCTCAACGATTTGAATGGCGACATCATCTTTATCAAAAATATCGACAACATTGTGCCCGATCGTCTGAAGGAAGCCACGCATCTTTACAAAAAAGCTATTGGTGGACTGTTGCTGAAGCTCAAAGCGCAGGCGGACGAATATCTGCGGAAGCTCGAAAAAGGCGATGTTTCTAAAAAACAGATCGATGAAATAGTAGCTTTCGCTAAAAATGAGCTGATGCTGCAACTGCCTGATGATTTTTATAGATTAAGTGGTGAAGAAAAATGCGATAAACTTTTCGGGCTGCTCAACCGCCCCATGCGTATCGCCGGAATGGTGAAAAATGAAGGAGAGCCTGGTGGTGGTCCTTTCTGGCTCCGCAACGAAAAGGGAGATGTTTCGCTGCAAATTGTGGAATCTTCCCAAATCGATACAAGCGATCCGCAGCAAAAGGAATTCGTCGGCAAAGCGACCCATTTCAATCCAGTGGATCTGGTGTGCAGTGTGCGCGATTATCGTGGCAAAAATTTCGATCTGCATCACTACATCGATGCTTCCACAGGCTTTATCTCTAAAAAATCAAAAGATGGAAAAGACCTCAAGGCGCAAGAACTGCCGGGGCTGTGGAACGGTGCCATGGCCGATTGGATCACTCTTTTTGTAGAGGTGCCCATCGAAACTTTTAATCCGGTGAAAACCGTCAACGACTTGCTGCGGCCACAGCATTTGAACGAGTAG
- a CDS encoding acetyl-CoA carboxylase biotin carboxylase subunit produces MNKLFNKILIANRGEIAIRVMRAAKALGIHTVAVYAEVDRDSWHVTFADEAYCLGEQELADTYLNVDKIIAIARETGADAIHPGYGFLSENPVLAEACEKSGITFIGPDTRAIKLMGNKIESREFVKKLNVPTTQGVTGDTETLIAEASKITLPILVKAAAGGGGKGMRIVRDLKELPDAIETTQREAKTYFGDGTVFIEKYVEEPRHIEIQVMGDEHGNAVHLFERECSIQRRYQKIIEESPSPTLTPEVRQKMGEAAVNITRAINYSNAGTIEFLVDKELNFYFLEMNTRIQVEHPVTEMVTGIDLVREQILVAAGNPLSFTQADVRQNGHAIECRVYAEDPANNFLPSPGKMIFYREPENHRVRIDACTNKAATIHSFYDPMISKVIVWEYDRERARTKMIDVLKDYIIQGIKTNIRFLIELLQEQNYVNNTISTKFCDEHLDELVRKSEGKRSNILYHAPLAAYVLYYLNCQFCKEKSTIWQRIGYWRDVLAFSLKLDGQTYEVIVYPDKAGLSQVIIDESSYSVGISHLSQNKITIKADVGIFRADISHDDMGNAYVSVNGHIFIIHRDDLLICEDFYTGIDSPDGGADGLIFSPMPGKVVKVNVSPGDTVTKGSVLLIVEAMKMENNILAPRDGIVEKINVKAGRMVDGSKPVLMLQAQEE; encoded by the coding sequence ATGAATAAATTGTTCAACAAAATCCTCATCGCCAACCGCGGCGAAATAGCCATCCGCGTGATGCGTGCTGCCAAGGCACTGGGCATACACACCGTTGCCGTTTATGCTGAGGTGGATCGCGACTCCTGGCACGTAACTTTTGCCGACGAAGCCTATTGCCTCGGCGAGCAGGAACTGGCCGATACTTATTTAAATGTCGATAAAATCATTGCCATCGCCCGCGAAACCGGTGCCGACGCCATCCATCCCGGCTATGGCTTTCTGAGCGAAAATCCGGTGTTGGCAGAAGCCTGCGAAAAAAGCGGCATCACATTTATCGGCCCAGACACGCGCGCCATCAAGCTCATGGGCAACAAAATAGAATCACGAGAATTTGTAAAAAAACTAAACGTTCCCACCACGCAAGGCGTCACCGGTGATACTGAAACGCTCATTGCCGAAGCTTCAAAAATTACCTTGCCTATTCTGGTAAAAGCTGCTGCCGGCGGCGGCGGCAAAGGCATGCGCATAGTCCGCGACCTGAAAGAACTTCCCGACGCCATCGAGACCACTCAGCGCGAAGCCAAAACCTATTTTGGCGATGGAACCGTGTTCATCGAAAAATATGTGGAAGAGCCACGTCACATCGAGATTCAGGTGATGGGCGACGAGCACGGCAACGCGGTACATCTTTTCGAGCGCGAATGCTCTATCCAGCGGCGTTACCAAAAGATCATCGAAGAGTCGCCCTCCCCCACCCTCACGCCCGAAGTGCGCCAAAAGATGGGCGAGGCTGCCGTTAATATCACACGGGCTATCAACTACAGCAATGCCGGCACTATTGAATTCCTCGTCGACAAAGAGCTTAATTTTTATTTCCTTGAGATGAACACCCGCATCCAGGTGGAACATCCCGTAACCGAGATGGTTACCGGCATCGACCTGGTAAGAGAACAGATATTGGTAGCTGCCGGAAACCCGCTCAGCTTCACGCAGGCCGACGTCCGCCAGAACGGCCATGCCATCGAATGCCGCGTCTATGCCGAAGACCCCGCCAACAACTTCCTGCCGTCGCCCGGCAAGATGATCTTTTACCGCGAGCCCGAAAACCACCGCGTGCGCATCGACGCCTGCACCAACAAGGCCGCCACCATCCACAGCTTTTACGACCCCATGATCTCCAAAGTTATAGTGTGGGAATACGACCGCGAACGGGCGCGTACCAAAATGATCGACGTGCTCAAAGACTATATCATTCAGGGCATCAAAACCAACATCCGTTTTCTCATCGAGTTGCTGCAAGAGCAAAACTACGTCAACAACACCATCAGCACCAAATTCTGCGACGAGCACCTCGACGAGCTGGTACGCAAATCCGAAGGCAAACGCAGCAACATCCTCTACCACGCGCCACTGGCTGCTTACGTGTTGTATTATCTCAACTGCCAGTTCTGCAAAGAGAAATCCACCATCTGGCAACGCATCGGCTACTGGCGCGACGTGCTCGCTTTCAGCCTCAAACTCGACGGCCAGACCTACGAAGTCATCGTCTATCCCGACAAGGCCGGCCTTTCGCAGGTCATCATCGACGAGAGCAGTTATTCCGTCGGAATTTCACACTTAAGCCAAAACAAAATCACTATCAAAGCTGATGTAGGTATCTTCCGCGCCGACATTTCCCACGACGACATGGGCAACGCTTACGTCTCCGTCAACGGCCACATCTTCATCATCCACCGCGACGACCTGCTCATCTGCGAAGACTTCTACACCGGCATCGACAGCCCCGACGGCGGCGCCGACGGCCTCATCTTTTCGCCCATGCCCGGCAAAGTCGTCAAAGTAAACGTCAGCCCCGGCGACACAGTCACCAAAGGCAGCGTACTGCTCATCGTAGAAGCCATGAAAATGGAAAACAACATACTTGCGCCACGCGACGGCATCGTAGAAAAGATAAATGTAAAAGCCGGCCGCATGGTCGATGGCAGCAAACCGGTGCTCATGCTTCAGGCGCAGGAAGAATAA